A genomic window from Papaver somniferum cultivar HN1 unplaced genomic scaffold, ASM357369v1 unplaced-scaffold_15, whole genome shotgun sequence includes:
- the LOC113335719 gene encoding probable lysophospholipase BODYGUARD 4, which yields MVKIPSMVKPNKWLRIVVPAISYVVFALFDLLDMFLCLCYRFIDGVKEKNTNPCYCCKKKSVHGESNEDKLSETLYDRKNMFRDLGFPKLAKDSEEEEGSASGFLTVKNRWSDCHCESCLSWKKFEDQNLHVVTKEPSNLKSAHENVIFLHGFLSSSHLWIENVFRNLSESGNQNCRLFAMDLLGFGKSPKPNNCLYTIKDHLEMVEKSVISQFELGSFHLVAHSIGCIIALGLASKYQNSVKSLTLIAPPYFPASSKEEASLNALNMIAERKLWPPISFCSSIMSGYEHLGRTICFIVCGHHRTWEWLLKLVTRKRELPYMLLDLTKHTHHSAWHTMHNVICGGAKLMDGYIEAVSSSQIMLTVIQGDKDGVIPVECSHNIKLKVPSAEIRILPNANHSSLILKGKEVFTRELEHIWFSSAEKYNQEDTK from the exons ATGGTTAAGATTCCATCAATGGTAAAACCTAATAAATGGCTAAGAATAGTTGTTCCAGCAATTAGTTACGTGGTGTTTGCATTATTTGATTTGCTAGacatgtttttatgtttgtgttatAGATTTATTGATggagtaaaagaaaaaaatacaaacccGTGTTACTGCTGTAAAAAGAAGTCTGTTCATGGTGAGAGCAATGAAGATAAACTGTCGGAGACTTTATATGACAGAAAAAACATGTTTAGAGATTTGGGTTTTCCTAAATTGGCAAAAGACAGCGAGGAGGAGGAGGGTTCAGCTTCTGGGTTTCTAACGGTGAAAAATAGATGGTCTGATTGTCACTGTGAATCATGTCTTTCATGGAAGAAATTTGAAGATCAGAATCTTCATGTTGTTACAAAAGAACCATCGAATTTGAAGTCAGCTCATGAAAATGTCATATTTTTACATGGGTTTCTCTCTTCTTCACACCTTTGGATAGAAAACGTTTTTCGTAATCTTTCTGAAAGTGGGAATCAGAATTGCAGGTTGTTTGCAATGGATCTCTTAGGGTTTGGAAAGAGTCCCAAGCCAAATAACTGTTTATATACAATCAAAGATCACTTAGAAATGGTTGAGAAATCTGTCATCTCTCAGTTTGAATTAGGTTCATTCCATTTAGTTGCTCACTCAATCGGTTGTATAATTGCATTGGGATTAGCTTCTAAATACCAAAATTCAGTTAAATCATTAACACTGATTGCCCCA cCATACTTCCCTGCTTCATCAAAAGAGGAAGCAAGTTTAAATGCACTCAACATGATAGCTGAAAGGAAATTATGGCCACCAATATCGTTCTGCTCTTCAATAATGTCCGGGTATGAACATTTGGGAAGAACCATATGTTTCATTGTTTGCGGTCATCACAGAACATGGGAATGGCTTCTCAAGCTAGTCACTCGAAAAAG GGAGCTTCCGTATATGCTTTTGGATTTGACTAAGCACACCCATCATTCAGCTTGGCATACCATGCATAATGTGATATGTGGAGGAGCAAAGCTAATGGATGGGTATATTGAGGCCGTGAGTTCATCACAAATTATGCTAACAGTAATCCAAGGTGATAAAGATGGAGTCATTCCAGTAGAATGTAGTCACAATATAAAGTTGAAGGTACCTTCAGCAGAAATTAGGATTTTACCTAATGCTAATCACAGTTCCCTAATCCTAAAAGGTAAAGAGGTTTTTACTAGGGAGTTGGAacacatttggttttcttctgcAGAGAAGTACAACCAAGAGGATACAAAATGA